Part of the Acidimicrobiia bacterium genome, TTGGAGGTGGAGCACCCGATCCTGACGAACGTCGACCTGGAGCGTATCCGCCGAATCGAGAACCATGTCGACGACGCCTTCCGGTCCCGGCGCTTGAGTATCTGCTTCCAGGCCGGGCTCGGCGCCGGCGGAATGCAGGACGCCCTCGATCGACTCTGTGCGGACGCTACCGCGGGAGTCCGGGAGGGATTCAACCTGCTGATCCTCTCCGATCGCTGTGTAGATGCAGACAGGGTGGCGCTGCCGGCTCTGCTCGCCACGTCGGCCGTTCACCATCATCTGATCCGGGAAGGGCTCCGCACGGAGGTCGGGCTCGTAGTGGAGACCGGCGAGGCTCGCCGGGTTCACGACTTCTGCCTCCTCGCCGGCTACGGAGCGGAAGCCATCAACCCGTACCTGGCGTTTGACAGCATCACGGCCGTCATCGATGAGCTGCCGGAGAGGATGACCGTGCGCGAGGCTCATCGCCGCTACATCAAGGCAGTGACGAAGGGCATGTTGAAAGTGATGTCGAAGATGGGGATCTCGACTTTCCAGTCCTACTGCGGCGCCCAGATCTTCGACGGCATCGGTCTGTCCTCGGATCTCATCGATCGCTATTTCACCGGGACGCCTTCGATGATCGAGGGGATCGGCCTGACGGAGATATCGATCGAGACGGTGCAGCGCCACCTTGTCGCTTTCGGCGAGAACAACGGCAGGGAACCGGAGCGCGATGTGGGCGGTGACCTCGCCTTCCGCGTTCATGGGGAAACCCACGTCTGGACACCCGAGACGATCTCAACCCTGCAGCACGCCGTACGCGAAGGGGACTTCGTCAAGTTCCAGGAGTACTCCGGGTTGGTCAACGATCAAACCAAGAAACTCAAGAACCTGCGGGGCTTGTTCGACTTCGACTTCGGAACCGATCCCGTTCCGCTGGACGAGGTTGAACCGGCCAAGGAGGTGGTGAAACGGTTCGCCACGGGGGCAATGTCCTTCGGTTCGATCTCGTGGGAGGCTCACACCAACCTGGCGATTGCCATGAACAGGCTGGGAGCCAAGTCGAATACCGGCGAAGGCGGTGAGGAGTCGAGCAGGTTCACACCGGATGAGAACGGTGATTCCGCACGATCCGCCGTCAAGCAGGTGGCTTCAGGCCGGTTCGGGGTCACCACCGAATATCTCGTCAACGGAGACGACATTCAGATCAAGATGGCGCAGGGGGCCAAGCCGGGTGAAGGCGGCCAGCTTCCCGGGCACAAAGTCAACGAATGGATAGCCCGGGTCCGCTACTCGACGCCGGGAGTCGGCCTCATTTCGCCTCCTCCGCATCACGACATCTACTCGATCGAGGACCTCAAACAGCTCATTTACGACCTCAAGAACGTCAACCCGCGGGCGCGCATCAGCGTGAAGCTCGTTTCCGAGGTCGGCGTCGGGACCATCGCGGCCGGAGTCGCCAAGGCACACGCAGATCACGTGCTCATCTCGGGCAACGAGGGCGGCACCGGTGCCAGTCCGCTGACGTCCATCATGGATGCGGGTTCCCATTGGGAGATCGGTCTTGCCGACGCCCATCAGACGCTGGTCGCCAACCGGTTGCGGGGCCGGATCGCCGTCCAGGCCGACGGCGGGATGCGCACCGGCCGCGACGTCGTCATGGCCGCCCTCCTCGGCGCAGATGAGGTCGGCTTCGGCACCGCCGCCCTCATTTCCGAGGGTTGCATCATGATGAGGAAGTGCCATCTCAATACCTGTCCGGTCGGTGTGGCAACACAGGATCCGGAACTTCGTGCCCTGTTCCCGGGCAAACCCGAACATGTGGTGAACTTCTTCATGTTCATCGCCGAAGAGACCAGACGTCTGATGGCCGAACTCGGTTTCCGGTCTTTCCAGGAAATGATCGGGCGAAGCGATCGCCTCGTGATGCGTGAAGCGATCGATCACTGGAAGGCTCGCGGCCTCGACTTTTCGAAGGTGTTTGCACGCCCCGATGCCGGCCCGGGCGTTGCGATCAGCAACACCGAGAGCCAGGACCACCGGCTGCATGAAGCGCTCGACAATCGGTTGATCGAACTAGCCGCCCCCGCACTCGAGGCGGGCCGGACGGTTGGAATCGAGCTTCCGGTCTCCAACTCCAACAGGACGGTCGGCGCCATGCTGTCCGGCGAGGTCGCCCGGCGATACGGCCATGCAGGGCTCGCAGACGACACGATTCACGTCCGACTGCGCGGCACGGCCGGGCAGAGCTTCGGCGCCTGGCTGGCCAAGGGGGTGACGCTCGAACTCGAAGGAGACGCCAACGACTATGTCGGCAAGGGTCTGTCCGGTGGTCGGATCATCATTCAGGCACCGCCGTACGGCCCGATCGTTCCGCGCGAGAACGTCATCATCGGGAACACCGTCCTGTACGGGGCCATAGACGGCGATTGCTATTTCAACGGTGGCGCCGGCGAGAGGTTCGCGGTCCGCAACTCGGGTGCGGTGGCCGTCGTGGAAGGCGTCGGCGATCACGGTTGCGAGTACATGACCGGCGGGTGTGTGGTGGTGCTGGGCAAGTCGGGCCGGAATTTTGCAGCAGGCATGAGCGGTGGAATCGCATATGTGATCGACGACATCGGTGACTTCGAGCAACGCTGCAACCTCTCGATGGTCGAGCTCGAGGAGATCGACCCCGACCCGCAGCCGCCTCCGGGGGTCTCGGACAACCCGACGACCGCCGAGCTGCTTGCCGATCCGACCCGGTTCGACGTCTGGCGGCTGAAGGTTCTCATCGAGAGGCATGCGAGACTGGCGGACAGCTCGCGCGCCCGCGAGATACTGGCGGACTTCGGCGACTACCTGCCGCGCATCATCAAGATCATGCCGATCGAGTACAAGAGGGTCCTGTCCGAGCGCTCCGTTCCGGCCTCCGGAGGGGTCTGATGGCCTCACCCGACGGCTTCCTTCGGTTCGAACGCCGGGATCGGACCTACCTGCCGGTGGCCGAGCGGGTTGGGAACTTCCGGGAGTTCACGCGACCTCTCGACGATGAGGAGTTACAACGCCAGAGCACGCGCTGCATGGACTGCGGCGTTCCCTATTGCCACTCAGGATGCCCCATCCACAACGTGATTCCGGACTTCAACGAGCTCGTTTCGGAGAGCGAGTGGCGGCGCGCACTCGACGTGCTGCACGCTACGAACAACTTTCCCGAGTTCACCGGAAGGGTCTGCCCCGCTCCGTGTGAAGAGGCCTGCACGCTCAACCTGACCGGTGCGCCGGTCACGATAAAGACGATCGAGCACGCGATCATCGAACGTGGTTGGGCCAACCGCTGGATCGAGCCGCAGATCCCCCTTCGACGATCGGGCAAGCGAGTGGCGGTCGTGGGATCCGGCCCGGCCGGAATGGCGTGCGCCCAGCAGCTGGCGCGAGCGGGCCATGAGGTAGTCGTCTTCGAGAAGAACTCGAAGATCGGTGGTTTGCTGCGCTACGGCATACCCGATTTCAAGCTGTCGAAGACCGTGATCGACAGGCGAATGTCGCAGATGCAGACCGAAGGCGTTGAGTTCCGGGTCAACAGCCATGTGGGTGTCACGGTGTCGATCGAGCGCCTCGTGTACGGCCACGACGCAGTCGTGCTGGCGGGCGGCGCCGAACAGCCGCGGGACCTCCCGGTTCCCGGCAGGGATCTCGACGGCGTTCACTTCGCCATGCCGTTCCTCACTCAACAGAACCGCCGGATCGGGGATGAGTCGGTCGAAGATCATCCGATTACTGCCGCCGGTAAACACGTCATCGTTATCGGCGGCGGAGATACGGGTGCCGATTGCGTGGGCACATCGATACGGCAAGGAGCTGCCTCGGTCACTCAGCTCGAG contains:
- the gltB gene encoding glutamate synthase large subunit, whose translation is MERRIDMIANGTQAGRKGLYDPALDHDSCGIGFVADIKGRPSHQIIAQGQTVLTNLTHRGAVGADPLAGDGAGMLIQISDPFFRSEAETLGIDLPGPGRYAVGNVFLPKNEADRAVCEGAITEFVLKEGLRLIGWRDVPVDPSCLGESVKPLEPFIRQIFIGWGDETGGADAFERKLFVVRKQAHHTVRARAPHVIDEGRYYIPSLSARTITYKGMMLAENLSVYYRDLADERMVSALALIHQRFSTNTFPSWQLAQPFRYLCHNGEINTLRGNVNWMRARRHNMSSEILGEDLDKLWPLIGDGASDSGTFDNALELLMAGGYSLAHAMMLMIPEAWADNPLMDPERKAFYEYHAALMEPWDGPAAVAFTDGRQIGATLDRNGLRPARYFITDDDLVVMASEMGVLDIPEEKIVKKWRLQPGKMLLIDLEEGRIIDDAELKSSLTRAKPYQQWLDETQIRLGELPPEVASMKPDTRTLRQAQRAFGYTREDIEFILKPMAVSGQEPLGSMGRDTPPAVLSDRPKLLYDYFKQNFAQVTNPPIDPIREETVMSLVSLIGPRPNLLDLDTGGSHIRLEVEHPILTNVDLERIRRIENHVDDAFRSRRLSICFQAGLGAGGMQDALDRLCADATAGVREGFNLLILSDRCVDADRVALPALLATSAVHHHLIREGLRTEVGLVVETGEARRVHDFCLLAGYGAEAINPYLAFDSITAVIDELPERMTVREAHRRYIKAVTKGMLKVMSKMGISTFQSYCGAQIFDGIGLSSDLIDRYFTGTPSMIEGIGLTEISIETVQRHLVAFGENNGREPERDVGGDLAFRVHGETHVWTPETISTLQHAVREGDFVKFQEYSGLVNDQTKKLKNLRGLFDFDFGTDPVPLDEVEPAKEVVKRFATGAMSFGSISWEAHTNLAIAMNRLGAKSNTGEGGEESSRFTPDENGDSARSAVKQVASGRFGVTTEYLVNGDDIQIKMAQGAKPGEGGQLPGHKVNEWIARVRYSTPGVGLISPPPHHDIYSIEDLKQLIYDLKNVNPRARISVKLVSEVGVGTIAAGVAKAHADHVLISGNEGGTGASPLTSIMDAGSHWEIGLADAHQTLVANRLRGRIAVQADGGMRTGRDVVMAALLGADEVGFGTAALISEGCIMMRKCHLNTCPVGVATQDPELRALFPGKPEHVVNFFMFIAEETRRLMAELGFRSFQEMIGRSDRLVMREAIDHWKARGLDFSKVFARPDAGPGVAISNTESQDHRLHEALDNRLIELAAPALEAGRTVGIELPVSNSNRTVGAMLSGEVARRYGHAGLADDTIHVRLRGTAGQSFGAWLAKGVTLELEGDANDYVGKGLSGGRIIIQAPPYGPIVPRENVIIGNTVLYGAIDGDCYFNGGAGERFAVRNSGAVAVVEGVGDHGCEYMTGGCVVVLGKSGRNFAAGMSGGIAYVIDDIGDFEQRCNLSMVELEEIDPDPQPPPGVSDNPTTAELLADPTRFDVWRLKVLIERHARLADSSRAREILADFGDYLPRIIKIMPIEYKRVLSERSVPASGGV
- a CDS encoding glutamate synthase subunit beta, which gives rise to MASPDGFLRFERRDRTYLPVAERVGNFREFTRPLDDEELQRQSTRCMDCGVPYCHSGCPIHNVIPDFNELVSESEWRRALDVLHATNNFPEFTGRVCPAPCEEACTLNLTGAPVTIKTIEHAIIERGWANRWIEPQIPLRRSGKRVAVVGSGPAGMACAQQLARAGHEVVVFEKNSKIGGLLRYGIPDFKLSKTVIDRRMSQMQTEGVEFRVNSHVGVTVSIERLVYGHDAVVLAGGAEQPRDLPVPGRDLDGVHFAMPFLTQQNRRIGDESVEDHPITAAGKHVIVIGGGDTGADCVGTSIRQGAASVTQLELLEEPPVEPDKLVTWPNWPNRLRTSSSHEEGCERLWSVSTTSFSGEDGRVELLRGVRVDWQTGRMKEVPGSEFELPADLVLLAMGFVRPLQDGLLRRMGVDFDERGNVRADTDDYQTNIESVFAAGDMRRGQSLVVWAIREGRQCARAVDEFLMGRSSLPR